The Megalobrama amblycephala isolate DHTTF-2021 linkage group LG7, ASM1881202v1, whole genome shotgun sequence genome window below encodes:
- the LOC125271201 gene encoding uncharacterized protein LOC125271201 gives MINHPPTMRHIYKVLASQYDPLGFIIPFTTRAKILVQKLWAKPRNWDDPNLPTDLLEKWNRWEEELPDLSKIKLPRCYIPSNFDVETSKFNLHVFGDASEVAYGSVAYLLIEQHGKIHTSFVMARSRVAPKRQLSMPRLELCAALTSAQLANFLSQELTIAIEKVTLWTDSTTVLTWIQSESCKYKVFVGTRVAEIQELTELHSWRYVDSSNNPADDITRGRKLTELANPGRWSQGPKFLCEPPDHWPVTPLLEAQDDISEKRKAVFCGLVGNGDQSSGIPDASQYTSWRDLVNATYQFLHGAATQTMSTQHPDYQSAEVLILSQCQEETFPEELRALKSAKPVPVSSRLNTLAPELDSTLRLIRVGGRLRKLDDLSQIEIHPVVLDPHHKVTKLLIKHFDERLLHPGPDRVFAELRRHYWILRGRQAVRQHQRECVECQKWRAKPTVPIMADLPLARLRLYQPPFFSTGVDCFGPFIVKIGRRTEKRWGVIFKCLTTRCIHLDLLNSIDTDAFLLALRRFIARRGTPSEIFSDQGTNFRGAATELREAFKVMEPKLQELLANYQINFRMNPPAAPHFGGAWEREIRSVKSALQVVVGSQSVPEEVLRTVLIEVEGILNSKPLGYVSSDVADIDPVTPNMLLMGRRDASLPQVIYTPEPLSKRRWRHSQTIVDHFWSYYTRHYLPSLQTRQKWQRETQDLTENMVVMIMDPQLPRAHWPTGQVVKLIPSADGHIRSAQIKVSDRLYIRPVAKLVRLPALPDGGDADPKD, from the coding sequence ATGATAAATCACCCCCCAACAATGAGACACATTTATAAGGTCTTGGCATCACAATATGACCCCCTGGGGTTTATCATCCCCTTTACCACACGGGCCAAGATTCTTGTCCAGAAGCTCTGGGCCAAACCAAGGAATTGGGATGATCCAAACCTTCCCACAGACTTGCTAGAGAAATGGAATAGGTGGGAGGAGGAGTTGCCCGACCTCAGCAAGATCAAGCTTCCCAGATGCTACATCCCTTCCAACTTTGATGTGGAGACATCAAAATTTAATTTGCATGTGTTCGGTGATGCATCGGAAGTGGCCTATGGATCGGTGGCTTACCTCCTTATTGAGCAGCATGGGAAGATCCACACCTCCTTTGTTATGGCCCGCTCTAGGGTAGCCCCCAAACGGCAGCTGTCAATGCCACGTCTCGAACTTTGCGCGGCTCTGACCAGTGCCCAGCTTGCCAATTTCCTCAGTCAGGAACTGACCATCGCCATAGAGAAGGTGACATTATGGACTGACTCTACTACTGTCCTGACATGGATACAGTCAGAGTCttgtaaatataaagtttttgTTGGGACAAGAGTGGCGGAAATCCAAGAGTTGACCGAGCTTCACTCATGGAGGTATGTAGATTCCTCCAATAACCCGGCGGATGATATCACCAGAGGGAGGAAACTTACAGAGCTGGCAAACCCAGGTAGATGGAGTCAGGGTCCAAAATTCCTTTGTGAACCACCAGATCACTGGCCAGTCACGCCCTTGTTAGAGGCCCAAGATGACATATCAGAGAAAAGGAAAGCTGTCTTCTGTGGTCTGGTTGGGAATGGGGATCAAAGTTCTGGGATTCCTGATGCATCCCAGTATACTTCCTGGAGAGACTTGGTAAATGCTACTTACCAGTTTCTTCACGGGGCAGCTACCCAAACCATGAGCACACAACACCCTGACTACCAGAGTGCGGAAGTACTCATATTGAGTCAATGTCAGGAGGAGACCTTCCCAGAGGAGCTTAGAGCCCTGAAGTCAGCGAAACCTGTGCCTGTTTCCAGTCGTCTGAACACACTTGCACCAGAGTTGGATTCCACACTGAGATTGATCCGTGTGGGAGGAAGACTGCGGAAACTGGATGACTTAAGTCAAATTGAgatccacccagtggttttaGACCCGCACCATAAAGTAACTAAACTTCTTATAAAGCACTTTGATGAACGCCTTCTCCACCCAGGACCTGACAGGGTTTTCGCCGAACTCCGTCGCCACTACTGGATCCTGAGAGGCAGACAAGCGGTAAGGCAACATCAGAGAGAGTGTGTAGAATGCCAAAAGTGGAGAGCCAAGCCGACTGTGCCTATCATGGCTGACTTACCTTTAGCTCGTCTGCGACTATACCAACCGCCTTTTTTCTCAACTGGAGTTGACTGCTTTGGGCCCTTCATTGTGAAGATTGGCCGTCGCACTGAAAAACGATGGGGAGTCATCTTCAAGTGCTTGACGACCAGATGCATTCACCTTGACCTCCTCAATAGCATTGATACCGATGCATTTTTGTTGGCACTTAGACGGTTTATAGCTCGCAGAGGAACCCCATCCGAAATTTTCTCGGATCAGGGGACCAATTTCCGAGGAGCTGCAACTGAATTACGGGAAGCCTTCAAAGTAATGGAACCCAAACTGCAAGAGTTGTTGGCTAACTATCAGATCAACTTTAGGATGAATCCTCCCGCCGCACCACACTTCGGAGGTGCATGGGAAAGGGAGATCAGATCAGTAAAGTCTGCCCTGCAGGTAGTTGTTGGTAGCCAGTCGGTTCCAGAGGAAGTACTACGCACAGTACTGATCGAAGTCGAGGGCATCCTTAACAGCAAGCCATTGGGATATGTCTCATCCGATGTGGCAGACATAGACCCGGTTACCCCTAACATGCTGCTCATGGGGCGGCGAGACGCCTCACTCCCCCAGGTAATCTACACTCCTGAACCGCTATCCAAGCGTCGCTGGCGTCACTCTCAAACCATTGTGGATCACTTCTGGTCATACTACACCCGGCATTACCTCCCAAGCCTTCAGACTCGCCAGAAGTGGCAGCGAGAAACCCAAGATTTAACTGAGAATATGGTAGTGATGATTATGGATCCGCAGCTTCCCAGAGCCCATTGGCCAACTGGTCAGGTAGTCAAGTTGATACCCAGTGCTGATGGACACATTAGGTCAGCTCAAATCAAGGTCAGTGATCGCTTATACATACGACCTGTGGCCAAACTCGTCAGACTTCCAGCACTTCCGGATGGAGGTGACGCTGACCCCAAGGACTAG
- the LOC125273096 gene encoding uncharacterized protein LOC125273096, which yields MEQWSQYYSPDTTHPVRPQARARQLSTRLQAYDITLPKSLIPDPALYDSSYHQPRMNHPASQLNLSGQAEPVSTVEQLPMSELSLVQYGVGQATGHLGSVDNGSGVFARQLDDDRSYSHSRSPVVQREYHSLSERESLSSGAVSPSLRDEEQARAISPPVVRPKATATPSIPLQPFHAAVVTRDISQQSAPWHMTQTMPNAAYGTTAPYLGVSPSSAPHAMLHQQTSSSTLDFRPSCQLTSSLPRTVTSVKLPLVTTAHTTCVPPVYQLQTTVPCQPQWQSFTMPDPYRPPPSVPGYYVTQPSIHIPGQTWYGSPAMYPPLPPTPVYQPIPAALPLQPVPIPTLPKLVNDSEREFTDLKMALDNLLNPHTELTEHYKYRVLMEQLVLEEARLIVQACRHHPAPYAAAMTALQRQYGQPHQLAQSEIASLLNSPDIRAGDAKAFQSFALNVDLLVGMLMSLEGPQGRELTCTGHVDRLLSKLPKHYRDSFIEHLQLRGRLSTDSLNPYNLHDLADWLKVKAEAQRLSSKMVQRYQTERVQVPRRERQPIPKPQTRLTAVYHGSNQPKEVSTVNYAHTEPAHAQQSVKKLKRLCLFCKSQEHYLSQCSEITERSPEQIFKWIKDSKRCWKCGRTSHKCEECTLKKPCRECGNIHLSVLHSIAKDGPNLVLLTTSGDRAYLTSPSSTGRVYLKVVPVLLWKGKRSVPTYAILDDGAQRSIVLPAAVQQLGLVGREEHMALRTIRHDVTELKGQSIDLLLSTQSSPKEKYSLTNVFTAPLLTLTDQTYPIQRLQRCYYHLRGIPLPTFDKVQPLLLIGSDYPNLITAKEPIRLGPAGGPAAVRTQLGWVLQGPDGLLPHQVPSPQCLFTSLTPIRDPVYQHVERLWQLDVLPYRSEKLVTRSKQDQAAVNMLETRTRRVEVNGILRYATPLLRARDAPPLRGIKESVLSSLRNTERRLSKDTEKAKMYEAEIQKLLDSGYVVKIPLENLQPIEESWFIPHHLVHHNGKDRLVFNCSFVHLGVSLNQQLLPGPSLSASLLGVLLRFRQYAVAISGDIRGMFHQVRLLPEDKPLLRFIWRNMRREDPPDIYEWQVLPFGTTCSPCCATFALQRHVRSQQPGNEEVLQSIERSFYVDNCLQSFATAMEAKQLIDKMRPLLASGGFEIRQWASNVPSVIQHLPSTARSESIELWLQQYNLDPLEPASGLGVALSRRPCGLPES from the coding sequence ATGGAGCAATGGAGCCAATATTACTCTCCTGATACCACACATCCTGTTCGACCACAGGCCAGAGCACGTCAGCTCTCAACACGTCTGCAAGCTTATGACATAACATTGCCTAAATCTCTCATACCAGACCCTGCGCTGTACGACAGTTCATACCACCAGCCAAGGATGAATCACCCAGCATCACAGCTAAACCTCAGTGGACAGGCCGAGCCAGTCTCGACTGTGGAGCAGCTTCCTATGAGTGAGTTATCTCTGGTGCAGTATGGAGTAGGTCAAGCTACAGGTCATTTGGGCAGCGTTGATAATGGATCTGGTGTTTTTGCAAGACAGCTAGATGATGACAGATCCTATAGTCATTCTAGATCACCTGTAGTTCAGCGAGAATATCACAGTCTATCCGAACGTGAGTCTCTTAGCAGTGGTGCTGTTTCACCTTCACTCCGTGATGAAGAACAGGCTAGAGCCATCTCACCACCTGTGGTCAGACCAAAAGCTACTGCGACACCATCTATCCCACTTCAGCCATTCCATGCTGCTGTAGTCACCCGAGACATTTCTCAACAGTCAGCTCCATGGCATATGACACAAACGATGCCTAATGCCGCATATGGTACGACTGCGCCATATCTTGGTGTCTCACCTTCATCCGCTCCACATGCAATGCTGCATCAGCAAACTTCATCCAGTACACTAGATTTTCGTCCTTCATGCCAACTTACCTCATCATTGCCACGTACTGTTACATCAGTGAAGCTGCCTTTAGTTACAACAGCCCACACCACTTGTGTGCCACCTGTCTATCAGTTACAGACTACTGTTCCATGCCAACCACAATGGCAGTCATTCACCATGCCAGACCCATATCGACCTCCACCATCAGTCCCAGGGTATTATGTCACTCAGCCGTCTATTCACATTCCAGGACAGACCTGGTATGGCTCTCCAGCAATGTACCCGCCACTACCTCCAACCCCTGTTTACCAGCCAATACCTGCAGCGCTTCCACTCCAGCCAGTTCCAATCCCAACATTACCTAAACTTGTGAATGATAGTGAGAGAGAGTTTACAGATCTGAAGATGGCTTTGGATAATCTCCTCAATCCTCACACTGAGCTCACTGAACATTATAAATATAGGGTGTTAATGGAACAGTTAGTCCTGGAGGAAGCAAGGCTTATCGTCCAAGCATGCCGGCATCATCCTGCACCCTATGCAGCAGCTATGACAGCATTACAACGTCAGTATGGCCAACCTCATCAGCTGGCTCAAAGTGAAATTGCATCTTTGTTAAATTCGCCTGATATTAGAGCTGGGGATGCAAAGGCTTTCCAGAGTTTTGCGCTCAATGTTGACTTGTTAGTAGGCATGCTGATGTCACTTGAGGGGCCACAGGGACGAGAACTCACTTGCACGGGGCATGTTGACAGACTACTCAGTAAGCTACCCAAGCATTACAGAGATAGTTTTATTGAGCACCTCCAGTTACGAGGCAGACTGAGCACTGACAGCCTCAACCCGTATAACCTTCATGATCTTGCTGACTGGTTGAAAGTGAAAGCAGAGGCTCAGCGTCTGTCATCTAAAATGGTACAGCGCTACCAGACTGAGAGAGTTCAAGTCCCACGTAGAGAACGTCAACCCATTCCGAAGCCCCAAACTCGACTCACTGCAGTGTATCATGGCAGCAACCAACCCAAAGAGGTCAGTACAGTAAATTATGCCCATACAGAGCCTGCTCATGCCCAGCAATCAGTTAAGAAGCTGAAACGTCTATGTCTGTTCTGTAAAAGTCAAGAGCACTATTTGTCGCAGTGTAGTGAAATCACTGAGCGCTCACCGGAACAGATTTTCAAGTGGATAAAGGACAGTAAGAGATGTTGGAAATGTGGACGTACAAGTCATAAATGTGAGGAATGCACGCTAAAGAAACCTTGCAGAGAATGTGGTAATATACACCTCAGTGTGCTGCATTCCATTGCCAAAGATGGTCCCAACCTTGTGCTACTTACGACGTCTGGAGATCGAGCATATCTGACTTCCCCTAGCTCAACAGGACGTGTTTACCTGAAAGTCGTCCCAGTGCTGCTGTGGAAAGGCAAAAGATCTGTACCAACATATGCTATCCTGGATGACGGGGCCCAGCGGAGTATTGTTCTTCCAGCAGCAGTTCAGCAGCTAGGACTTGTGGGTAGGGAAGAGCATATGGCCCTTCGCACCATCCGACATGATGTCACTGAGTTAAAGGGACAGTCAATCGATCTGCTACTTTCCACACAGTCAAGTCCAAAGGAGAAGTACAGCCTCACAAATGTATTTACTGCTCCTCTCCTTACGTTAACTGACCAAACGTATCCCATCCAGAGACTCCAGCGATGCTATTACCATCTCAGAGGGATTCCTCTTCCAACCTTTGATAAGGTGCAGCCCCTTCTCCTAATTGGGTCTGACTACCCAAACCTGATCACAGCCAAGGAGCCCATCAGACTAGGGCCAGCTGGTGGACCGGCAGCTGTTCGTACGCAGCTCGGTTGGGTTCTCCAGGGACCAGATGGACTTCTGCCACATCAGGTACCTTCACCACAGTGCTTATTCACTTCCCTTACTCCAATTCGCGATCCTGTTTACCAACATGTTGAGCGACTGTGGCAACTGGATGTCCTCCCATACCGCAGTGAAAAGCTGGTAACACGATCAAAACAGGATCAAGCAGCTGTGAATATGCTGGAGACCAGAACACGACGTGTGGAAGTTAATGGCATCTTGCGTTACGCTACTCCACTCCTTCGTGCACGGGATGCCCCACCTTTGAGAGGAATCAAAGAGTCAGTTTTGTCCAGCCTCAGAAACACTGAGAGGCGTCTCAGCAAAGACACAGAAAAGGCAAAGATGTATGAAGCTGAGATACAGAAACTCCTTGATTCAGGGTATGTTGTCAAGATACCCCTGGAGAATCTTCAGCCCATTGAGGAGTCATGGTTCATACCACATCACCTCGTACACCACAATGGCAAGGATCGGCTGGTTTTTAATTGCTCCTTTGTGCATCTAGGTGTTTCCCTTAATCAGCAGCTGCTTCCTGGTCCCAGCCTCAGTGCCTCATTGTTGGGAGTTCTCCTTCGGTTTCGGCAGTATGCGGTTGCCATCAGTGGTGACATACGTGGTATGTTTCACCAGGTGAGACTCCTACCCGAAGACAAACCCCTGTTGAGGTTTATTTGGAGGAACATGCGTAGGGAGGATCCACCTGACATTTACGAGTGGCAAGTCTTGCCCTTTGGGACGACCTGCAGTCCCTGCTGCGCCACCTTTGCTCTACAGAGACATGTGCGCAGCCAACAGCCCGGAAATGAAGAAGTGCTGCAGTCCATAGAGCGGAGTTTTTATGTAGACAATTGTCTGCAGAGTTTCGCCACTGCTATGGAAGCTAAGCAACTGATCGACAAGATGAGACCTCTACTAGCCTCAGGGGGCTTTGAAATAAGACAGTGGGCTTCTAATGTACCTTCAGTCATTCAGCACTTACCTTCCACAGCTCGCTCAGAGAGCATTGAACTGTGGTTGCAGCAGTATAATTTGGATCCCCTGGAACCAGCTTCTGGGCTTGGTGTGGCACTGTCTAGAAGACCATGTGGGCTTCCGGAATCGTGA